Within the Pseudomonas orientalis genome, the region TGGCGCCGAAGATCGTGCCGGCGCCGCCGCCATGGCAGCGCCTATTGGCGACGCTGACCCACGTTGCGCTGTATGGGTTGATGATCGGCATGCCGATTGCGGGCTGGCTGATCGTCAGCGCCGAGGGGCATTCGGTGATGTTCTACGGGATGGAGTTGCCGCCGCTGATCGCTGAGAACAAGGCATTGGCCAAGGAGATTGAAGGCTGGCATGTGCTGTTTGGCCAGATCGGTTACTGGCTGATCGGGCTGCATGCGTTGGCGGGGATCTTTCATCACTATGTGCTGCGCGATAATACGGCGTTGCGAATGATGCCGGGTGGGAGGGGCGGTGCGACGATTCGACTTGCGCCCGATGGCGGCCTTGGGGCTGGCCGGGATGTTGGATCAGACTGAGTACATATCCGTTTCTGCGGTAACGGCTGCTACTGGTTCCGCTTTTACAGCGGCTCACTTTTGAAAAGCGCAAAAGTAAGCAAAACGCTCTTGCCCCACCACTCGGCACCTCGCTTGGGCTCGGTGTGCCCGAACGCAGGCTTGAATCCGTGGGCCGCCGCAATGGGCCATCCATGGCCCAGTGCGGCTAACCCGGCGTCCTGCCGGGTTACCCACGAATTCAAGCCTGCGTTCGGCCAGCGTGGTTTAACGGGGCGCCTGAGATCAAGAGCAAAAGCGCGGCGGCCTTGGAGCCGACCGGTGTTTTTTATCGATCCCGGTCCAAATGTGGGAGGGGGCTTGCCCCCGATGCGGTGTGTCAGCCAGCTCTGTTGTCTCTGACCCACCGCCATCGGGGGCAAGCCCCCTCCCACATTTGGATCTCCAGTGTTTTGAGGGATTTTATACGCTCCAGATTTACGGGGTTAGCGTGGGCTGCTAGAGCGTTGTGGCGATTTCCCATGGCTATCGGGGCCCCTCCCACAAGGGGTCTGCTCTAGGCATTGAAACCTCGGCGGCCTTGCAGGCCGCCGGTGTGGATGAAGATCAGGCGGGTGCCGGGGGCGAAGCGTCCGGCCTCGATCTGTTGCTTCAACGCCAGCAGCGCCTTGCCAGTGTAGAGCGGCTCCAGCGGCACACCGCTGGCCTGTTCGGTGCGTTCGATAAAATCGAGCAGCAGCGGATCGACCTTGGCAAAGCCGCCTCGGCTGGCGTCGATCAGTTCGTAACCGTTGTGCACCATGGCACTTACGTTCTGCGCGACACCGTGATCGTCCGGCACTGCCAATGCGCCATAGACCGTACGCTTGCCCGCCTCGGCCAGTGCCAAGCCGGCCAGGGTCGTCCCGGTACCAGCTGCCAGCCACCAGGCGTCGTAATCCGCCCAGCCGAGCCG harbors:
- a CDS encoding cytochrome b; amino-acid sequence: MPWKNSDTRYSTMSIALHWLMVVLLAVVYACIELRGQFPKGSGARTLIVEMHFMFGLTVFVLVWLRLFARSLGVAPKIVPAPPPWQRLLATLTHVALYGLMIGMPIAGWLIVSAEGHSVMFYGMELPPLIAENKALAKEIEGWHVLFGQIGYWLIGLHALAGIFHHYVLRDNTALRMMPGGRGGATIRLAPDGGLGAGRDVGSD